The Aptenodytes patagonicus chromosome 25, bAptPat1.pri.cur, whole genome shotgun sequence genome window below encodes:
- the SHD gene encoding SH2 domain-containing adapter protein D, with product MAKWLREYLGRGARRSPPRPPQPDYSGGERRPTGTGTGSGAPPAAPPGAALRGPAASPRHRLVRVGGAGPGGGPRRLEQGPGESEYSEPFEGEQDPAPEGGCEEPGEATGCPRQGEGQRARPRRGPQLYDTPYEEWEVAGEGPGVPTARESRLPRDDERPADEYDQPWEWKKDHISRAFAVQFESPERSPSLSRQLPRPPRPPAGARPGCPPSPRHVDTSLPLEKQAWYHGPIGRAGAETLLALCREGSFLVRDCETSPDDYSLSLRSSHGFVHVKLTRTREQHFVLGRAGAAFPSVPEAVRHYTARALPVRGARHLSLLYPVAVQPL from the exons ATGGCCAAGTGGCTCCGGGAGTACCTGGGCCGGGGGGCCCggcgctcccccccccgcccgccccagcccgACTACAGCGGCGGCGAGcgccgccccaccggcaccggcaccgggagcggggccccccccgccgctccccccggcgctgccctccgcggccccgctgcctcccctcGGCACCGGCTGGTGCGggtggggggcgcggggccggggggcggccccCGCCGGCTGGAGCAG GGCCCCGGTGAGAGCGAGTACTCGGAGCCCTTCGAGGGGGAGCAGGATCCAGCGCCCGAGGGTGGCTGCGAGGAGCCCGGCGAGGCCACAG ggTGCCCGCGGCAGGGTGAGGGTCAGCGGGCGAGGCCGCGGCGGGGACCCCAGCTCTACGACACCCCCTACGAGGAGTGGGAGGTGGCAGGGGAGGGCCCGGGGGTGCCCACCGCCCGGGAGAGCCGCCTGCCCCGCGACGACGAGCGACCGGCCGACGAGTACGACCAGCCCTGGGAGTGGAAGAAGGATCACATCTCGCGGGCGTTCGCAG TGCAGTTTGAGAGCCCCGAGCGCTCCCCCAGCCTGTCCCGGCAGCtgccgcggcccccccggccccccgcaggCGCCAGGCCGggctgcccccccagccccaggcacgtGGACACCTCGCTGCCCCTGGAGAAGCAGGC GTGGTACCACGGCCCCatcgggcgggcgggcgccgagACGCTGCTGGCGCTGTGCCGCGAGGGCAGCTTCCTGGTGCGGGACTGCGAGACCAGCCCCGACGACTACTCACTCTCACTCAG GAGCAGCCATGGCTTCGTGCATGTGAAGCTCACGCGGACACGGGAGCAGCATTTTGTGCTtggccgcgccggggccgcctTCCCCTCGGTGCCTGAGGCCGTACGGCACTACACGGCGCGGGCGCTGCCCGTCCGCGGTGCCCGCCACCTCTCCCTGCTCTACCCCGTGGCCGTGCAGCCCCTGTGA
- the TMIGD2 gene encoding transmembrane and immunoglobulin domain-containing protein 2, which translates to MWGLGVLIPLLGAAGALRVSQDPGEARVTVGGRVALGCQVLVAEPWDLLRLEWLKDVGRRVLCTARLHPTAPHPPVPCTPRLRLAWHPPRATLSLHQARGDDAGRYLCRVTLEIPHHSTATGNGTLLSISTAADGGHQAGLVWGLAVALGGTALLLGLAFLGHRRWRRNSDAGIYLNMLPPSAWAPKKLLRAPTVMENNMYQGGLRGAWGPPGTPQP; encoded by the exons ATGTGGGGGCTCGGGGTCCTCATCCCCCTCCTTGGTG CAGCGGGCGCCCTGCGGGTCAGCCAGGATCCGGGCGAGGCGCGGGTGACAGTGGGCGGCAGGGTGGCCCTGGGGTGCCAGGTGCTGGTGGCCGAACCCTGGGACCTGCTGCGGCTCGAGTGGCTGAAGGACGTGGGGCGCAGGGTGCTGTGCACCGCCCGCCTGCACCCcaccgccccccaccccccggttCCCTGCACCCCCCGCCTCCGCCTGGCCTGGCACCCCCCCCGTGCCACCCTCAGCCTCCACCAGGCGCGGGGGGACGATGCCGGGCGCTACCTCTGCCGGGTCACCCTCGAGATCCCCCACCACAGCACGGCCACCGGCAACGGCACCCTGCTCAGCATCAGCACCG CAGCTGATGGAGGACATCAGGCGG GGCTGGTGTGGGGGCTGGCGGTGGCCCTGGGGGGCACGGCCCTCCTCCTGGGGCTGGCCTTCCTCGGCCACCGGCGCTGGCGCAGGAACTCAG ACGCGGGCATCTACCTGAACATGCTGCCCCCCTCGGCGTGGGCCCCCAAGAAGCTGCTGCGAGCCCCCACGGTGATGGAAAACAACATGTACcagggggggctgcggggggcatggggcccccccggcaccccccagcCCTGA